The genomic segment AACGCTTAAGGCGTTCGGACTGCTGGATGAGAATGCAGATACATCGCAAGTATCCTTCAGCGACATCGGAAGCGTGGCATCATACGCAAAGGATGATATCCTGCTTC from the Bacillota bacterium genome contains:
- a CDS encoding S-layer homology domain-containing protein produces the protein TLKAFGLLDENADTSQVSFSDIGSVASYAKDDILLLAANGYINGSDGKINPTGTATRAETAQMLTNYFSK